A genomic stretch from Aminobacter aminovorans includes:
- a CDS encoding N-acetylmuramoyl-L-alanine amidase, with amino-acid sequence MWAAVLTGKSFPFGSIQPGGAVRRAVFALLAFLTVLVGIDCQPVRAAETIRTIDYKMAGDATHMRIVMNFDREPEPKWFLLRSPHRLVVDLPDATLAIDAKDLKPRGLIKSVRYGPSGEGASRLIVTSKGPFNVEKVDILKNEDGSGYRLVADIAAASEREFDAALAIQAETTGSTTPKTDRLGKIAHRGDRPFTIVLDPGHGGIDGGAEGLNGTVEKTVTLAFAKELQAKLASNNAYKVVLTREGDEFLRLDDRVRIARQQEADLFISIHADTIRLKGIRGATVYTVSDKASDADAQALADRENLSDQLAGVDVAEEDHAVSDILVDLIRRETHGFSTRFARSLVGELSPTVGMINNPHRSAGFRVLKAPDVPSVLVELGYLSNPQDEEQLRSADWREKAAASISKAVAAFVAERGATGG; translated from the coding sequence ATGTGGGCTGCGGTATTGACTGGCAAGAGCTTCCCGTTTGGGAGCATCCAGCCCGGCGGCGCGGTACGCCGTGCGGTGTTCGCGCTCTTGGCGTTCCTCACGGTCCTTGTCGGCATCGATTGCCAGCCGGTTCGCGCCGCCGAGACGATCAGGACGATCGACTACAAGATGGCAGGCGACGCGACTCATATGCGCATCGTCATGAATTTCGATCGCGAACCCGAGCCGAAGTGGTTCCTGCTGCGCAGCCCGCATCGTCTTGTCGTAGATCTGCCTGACGCCACCCTTGCGATCGACGCCAAGGACCTCAAGCCGCGCGGCCTGATCAAGAGCGTACGTTATGGCCCATCGGGCGAGGGGGCGTCGCGGCTGATCGTGACGTCGAAGGGGCCGTTCAACGTCGAGAAGGTCGATATCCTGAAAAATGAAGACGGGTCCGGTTATCGCCTTGTCGCCGACATTGCCGCTGCCTCCGAGCGTGAGTTCGATGCGGCGCTCGCCATTCAGGCAGAGACGACCGGCTCGACGACGCCCAAGACCGACAGGCTCGGCAAGATCGCACATCGCGGCGACCGCCCGTTCACGATCGTGCTCGATCCAGGTCATGGCGGCATCGACGGTGGCGCCGAAGGTCTGAACGGCACGGTCGAAAAGACCGTGACGCTGGCCTTCGCCAAGGAGTTGCAGGCAAAGCTTGCGTCCAACAACGCCTACAAGGTCGTCCTGACTCGCGAGGGCGATGAGTTTCTCCGCCTGGACGACCGTGTCCGCATCGCCCGCCAGCAGGAAGCCGACCTGTTCATTTCGATTCATGCCGATACGATCAGGCTCAAAGGTATCCGTGGTGCTACCGTCTACACCGTGTCGGACAAGGCTTCAGATGCCGATGCGCAGGCACTGGCCGATCGTGAAAATCTTTCCGATCAGCTGGCCGGTGTCGATGTCGCCGAAGAAGACCATGCGGTCTCTGACATTCTTGTCGATCTGATCCGGCGCGAGACGCACGGCTTTTCGACCCGTTTCGCGCGCTCGCTGGTCGGCGAGCTGTCGCCGACTGTCGGCATGATCAACAACCCGCATCGTTCGGCCGGCTTCCGGGTACTCAAGGCGCCTGATGTGCCGTCGGTCCTGGTCGAACTCGGCTATCTCTCCAATCCTCAGGACGAAGAGCAGCTTCGCAGTGCCGATTGGCGCGAGAAGGCGGCGGCGAGCATTTCCAAGGCCGTCGCAGCCTTTGTTGCCGAAAGGGGCGCTACCGGCGGCTGA
- a CDS encoding Rne/Rng family ribonuclease, protein MPNKMLIDASHPEETRVVVVRGNRIEEFDFESQDKKQLKGNIYLARVTRVEPSLQAAFVEYGGNRHGFLAFSEIHPDYYQIPVADRQALLRAEAEEAEDEEDEDNDGDDSKSQDRNRGRRRRRGGKNRGRNDENKPEGASDDDNASSEDDGESSAASDASDANADASAVDEGNGGSDEREPTSIAASVDADVVSERAPKPTVIENDNGGVIEEVHSTHHDDHEIESVGAEDALEEVRNRRKPVRRHYKIQEVIKRRQILLVQVVKEERGNKGAALTTYLSLAGRYSVLMPNTARGGGISRKITNAQDRKRLKEVVADLEVPKGMGVILRTAGESRTKAEIKRDYEYLMRLWENVRSLTLQSTAPALVYEEGSLIKRSVRDLYNKDIDEVLVAGEDGYREAKDFMRMLMPSHAKVVQPYRDITPIFVRSGIESQLERMVQPQVTLKSGGYIIINQTEALVAIDVNSGRSTKEHSIEETALHTNLEAAEEVARQLRLRDLAGLIVIDFIDMEENRNNRAVEKKLKDCLKNDRARIQVGRISHFGLMEMSRQRIRASVLESTMKPCPHCGGTGHVRSDSSVALQVVRAIEEFLLKDSRSHITVKTPVATALYVLNHKRSTLVDLENRFGVTITLEADDSVGSQNHAIFRGAIAEKPANFALPVAAPAYEEPEEIEDEIVEEEEEAVVVEAQPARAPQPAAAAEGGEQHDRKRRKRRRRRGGRDRDREHGAPQEGAVVAGEANEAEDGEEDVAAEAVVSEEAGEIAAVDATAAEDAAAKKRRRGKRGGKRNRKEDEEQSAEGSEQVAADDTAVAETAASEVVTTDVVTVEVDADEPEAVVEAKPKKALRRSAKAKKAEAEAEAVAEAPAAEVVAEAAAPEAEAKPGKKAAKPRAPRRKAAAAPAEDDVVSEAPAATPVAPETPVVTSVVEAEEAASGDAKPKKGGWWQRKGFF, encoded by the coding sequence ATGCCCAACAAGATGCTGATAGACGCCTCCCACCCGGAGGAAACACGAGTTGTCGTAGTTCGCGGTAACCGTATTGAAGAATTTGATTTCGAATCACAGGACAAGAAGCAGCTCAAAGGAAACATCTACCTCGCCCGCGTAACGCGGGTTGAGCCGTCTCTTCAGGCTGCCTTTGTCGAGTATGGCGGGAACCGTCACGGCTTCCTCGCCTTCAGCGAAATCCATCCCGATTATTACCAGATCCCGGTCGCCGATCGGCAGGCGCTGCTGCGCGCCGAAGCGGAAGAAGCCGAGGACGAAGAAGACGAAGACAACGACGGCGACGACAGCAAGAGCCAGGATCGCAACCGTGGCCGCCGCAGGCGGCGCGGCGGCAAGAACCGTGGCCGCAACGACGAGAACAAGCCCGAGGGTGCGAGCGACGACGACAATGCGTCCTCCGAGGATGACGGCGAATCGAGTGCCGCAAGCGACGCTTCCGATGCCAATGCCGATGCTTCCGCTGTCGATGAAGGCAATGGTGGTTCCGACGAGCGCGAGCCGACGTCGATCGCCGCATCGGTCGATGCCGACGTCGTGTCCGAACGGGCACCTAAGCCGACGGTCATCGAAAACGACAACGGCGGCGTGATCGAGGAAGTGCATTCGACCCACCACGACGACCACGAGATCGAGTCGGTCGGCGCCGAAGACGCGCTCGAAGAGGTGCGCAACCGCCGCAAGCCCGTTCGCCGCCACTACAAGATCCAGGAAGTCATCAAGCGCCGCCAGATTCTCCTGGTCCAGGTGGTCAAGGAAGAGCGCGGCAACAAGGGCGCTGCTCTTACCACCTATCTGTCGCTCGCCGGCCGCTATTCGGTGCTGATGCCCAATACGGCGCGCGGCGGCGGCATTTCGCGCAAGATCACCAATGCCCAGGACCGCAAGCGCCTGAAGGAAGTCGTTGCCGATCTGGAAGTGCCGAAGGGCATGGGCGTCATCCTGCGCACCGCAGGTGAGAGCCGTACCAAGGCCGAGATCAAGCGCGACTACGAGTATCTGATGCGCCTGTGGGAGAACGTCCGCAGCCTGACGCTGCAGTCGACGGCTCCAGCCTTGGTCTATGAGGAAGGCAGCCTGATCAAGCGATCGGTGCGCGACCTCTACAACAAGGACATCGACGAGGTTCTCGTCGCTGGCGAAGACGGCTACCGCGAAGCCAAGGACTTCATGCGCATGCTGATGCCCAGCCATGCCAAGGTGGTCCAGCCTTACCGCGACATCACACCAATTTTCGTGCGCAGCGGCATCGAATCGCAGCTCGAGCGCATGGTCCAGCCGCAGGTGACGCTGAAGTCGGGCGGTTACATCATCATCAACCAGACCGAAGCGCTGGTGGCCATCGACGTCAACTCCGGGCGCTCCACCAAGGAGCATTCGATCGAGGAGACGGCACTACACACCAACCTTGAAGCCGCCGAGGAAGTCGCTCGCCAGCTCAGGCTACGCGACCTCGCCGGCCTGATCGTCATCGACTTCATCGACATGGAGGAGAACCGCAACAACCGTGCGGTCGAAAAGAAGCTCAAGGATTGCCTGAAGAACGACCGCGCCCGCATCCAGGTCGGCCGTATCTCGCATTTCGGCCTGATGGAGATGTCGCGCCAGCGCATCCGCGCCAGCGTGCTCGAATCGACGATGAAGCCCTGCCCGCATTGCGGCGGCACCGGCCATGTCCGTTCGGACTCCTCGGTGGCACTCCAGGTCGTGCGCGCCATCGAAGAGTTCCTGCTCAAGGACTCGCGCAGCCACATCACCGTCAAGACGCCGGTGGCGACCGCGCTCTACGTGCTCAACCACAAGCGCTCAACGCTGGTCGATCTCGAAAACCGCTTCGGGGTGACGATCACGCTCGAGGCCGACGACAGCGTCGGCTCGCAGAACCATGCCATCTTCCGCGGCGCCATTGCCGAGAAGCCGGCGAACTTCGCCCTGCCCGTCGCGGCTCCGGCCTATGAAGAGCCTGAGGAAATCGAAGACGAGATCGTCGAAGAGGAAGAAGAGGCGGTCGTTGTAGAGGCACAGCCTGCGCGTGCGCCACAGCCGGCTGCTGCAGCCGAAGGCGGTGAGCAGCATGACCGCAAGCGCCGCAAGCGCCGGCGCCGCCGTGGCGGCCGCGATCGTGACCGCGAGCACGGCGCTCCGCAGGAAGGTGCCGTCGTCGCCGGCGAGGCCAACGAAGCCGAAGATGGCGAAGAGGACGTCGCCGCTGAAGCCGTTGTTTCCGAGGAAGCCGGTGAAATCGCAGCCGTCGACGCGACCGCGGCCGAAGATGCCGCAGCCAAGAAGCGGCGTCGCGGCAAGCGGGGCGGCAAGCGCAACCGCAAGGAAGACGAAGAGCAGTCGGCTGAAGGCAGCGAACAGGTCGCAGCCGACGACACTGCCGTCGCCGAGACCGCTGCAAGCGAGGTCGTGACCACTGATGTGGTGACGGTCGAAGTGGACGCCGACGAGCCGGAAGCTGTCGTCGAAGCCAAGCCGAAGAAGGCGCTGCGCCGTTCGGCCAAGGCCAAGAAGGCAGAGGCCGAAGCTGAAGCAGTTGCAGAGGCTCCCGCCGCCGAGGTTGTTGCCGAGGCCGCTGCACCTGAAGCCGAAGCCAAGCCCGGCAAGAAGGCGGCAAAACCGCGTGCGCCACGCCGCAAGGCCGCCGCCGCTCCGGCCGAGGACGACGTCGTTTCCGAAGCCCCGGCCGCAACTCCGGTCGCGCCTGAAACACCGGTGGTCACTTCGGTTGTTGAGGCCGAAGAAGCTGCATCCGGCGATGCCAAGCCGAAAAAAGGCGGTTGGTGGCAGCGCAAGGGCTTTTTCTAA
- a CDS encoding MucR family transcriptional regulator has translation MTSDSKIDILGLTAHIVSAYVENNKVPATGLPELIASINASILSLDQPAEEPAEAQQPAVNPKRSVHPDYIVCLEDGKKFKSLKRHLSVHFGLTPEEYRAKWGLPADYPMVAPNYAAARSQLAKSLGLGRKAGAASSKTVAAPAKTRGRAKKA, from the coding sequence ATGACGAGTGATAGCAAGATCGACATCCTAGGACTGACTGCCCATATCGTCAGCGCCTATGTAGAGAACAACAAGGTTCCTGCAACTGGCCTGCCAGAGTTGATCGCCAGCATCAACGCGTCGATCCTGTCGCTCGACCAGCCGGCCGAAGAGCCAGCCGAAGCCCAGCAGCCAGCGGTGAACCCGAAGCGCTCAGTCCATCCTGACTACATCGTCTGCCTGGAGGACGGGAAGAAGTTCAAGTCTTTGAAGCGCCATCTCTCGGTGCATTTCGGCCTGACGCCTGAGGAATACCGCGCCAAATGGGGCCTGCCGGCCGATTATCCGATGGTTGCGCCGAACTATGCCGCGGCGCGCTCGCAACTGGCCAAGTCGCTCGGCCTCGGCCGCAAGGCTGGTGCTGCGTCGTCGAAGACAGTGGCTGCACCGGCCAAGACACGCGGCCGCGCCAAGAAGGCATAA
- a CDS encoding Dabb family protein, which produces MIRHIVFFSARQKQDVEMIREELSALGNIPHATVFEVTVNTKVDWYSDEIDIVVYAEFADQAALAAYKAHPLYDRTTQRVRPMRELRFSADVVAA; this is translated from the coding sequence TTGATCCGGCACATCGTGTTTTTCAGTGCGCGGCAGAAACAGGACGTCGAGATGATCCGTGAGGAATTGTCGGCGCTTGGCAATATTCCGCACGCGACGGTCTTCGAAGTGACTGTCAACACCAAGGTCGACTGGTACTCCGACGAGATCGACATCGTCGTCTATGCCGAGTTCGCCGATCAGGCTGCGCTTGCCGCTTACAAGGCCCATCCGCTTTATGATCGGACGACGCAACGCGTGCGTCCGATGCGAGAACTGCGCTTCTCGGCGGATGTTGTCGCCGCGTAG
- a CDS encoding SAM-dependent methyltransferase → MAPRNSDGFTNHGVTKLHEGNVADIARGLPARVRMALSAALHLPRGSLKVKMPDGRSILVGGKAPGPEAEIVLHNWKLPSRAFSGGTIGVAESYIDGDWDSPDVTSFLELFVVNSEAGEGVAGGANWLLSTIQRIRHWLNDNTRTGSKRNISAHYDLGNAFYSQWLDPSMTYSSGLYATGANDLAGAQTEKYRALARDTGIGPNDHVLEIGCGWGGFAEFAAREIGCKVTGLTISREQFDFAQKRIHNAGLSDKVELKLQDYRDETGRYDRIASIEMFEAVGEKYWPAFFAKMKQCLPSGGTAGLQIITINEAAYPVYRKRPDFIQRYVFPGGMLPTPTLLKSLGADHGLDYLRERVFPQDYARTLAEWRTRFWSSWERIVPLGFDDRFKKLWEFYLHYCEAGFRAEYIDVRQVVYKA, encoded by the coding sequence ATGGCCCCGCGGAACTCGGATGGTTTCACGAATCACGGCGTGACGAAGCTTCACGAAGGCAACGTCGCGGATATTGCCCGAGGTTTGCCTGCACGCGTGCGCATGGCGCTGTCGGCGGCGCTGCACCTGCCTCGCGGTTCGCTGAAGGTGAAGATGCCGGACGGACGCAGCATCCTGGTTGGCGGCAAGGCGCCGGGACCAGAGGCAGAGATTGTTCTTCACAATTGGAAACTGCCTTCGCGCGCTTTCAGCGGCGGAACCATCGGCGTCGCGGAATCCTACATCGATGGCGACTGGGACAGTCCTGACGTCACCAGCTTCCTTGAACTGTTCGTGGTCAATAGCGAAGCCGGCGAAGGTGTTGCCGGGGGTGCCAACTGGCTGCTTTCCACCATCCAGCGCATTCGTCACTGGCTCAACGACAATACCCGTACCGGCTCCAAGCGCAACATTTCCGCCCATTATGACCTCGGCAATGCCTTCTACAGCCAGTGGCTCGATCCGAGCATGACCTACTCGTCAGGGCTTTATGCAACCGGCGCCAACGACCTCGCCGGCGCGCAGACCGAAAAGTACCGGGCGTTGGCACGCGACACCGGCATCGGACCGAACGATCATGTGCTGGAGATCGGCTGCGGCTGGGGCGGCTTTGCCGAGTTTGCGGCGCGCGAGATCGGCTGCAAGGTGACCGGACTGACGATCAGCCGCGAGCAGTTCGATTTCGCCCAGAAACGCATCCACAATGCCGGGCTTTCCGACAAGGTCGAGCTCAAGTTGCAGGATTATCGCGACGAGACCGGCCGCTACGATCGCATCGCCTCGATCGAGATGTTCGAGGCTGTGGGCGAAAAATACTGGCCGGCGTTCTTTGCCAAGATGAAGCAGTGCCTGCCGTCGGGCGGCACTGCGGGCCTGCAGATCATCACCATCAACGAGGCGGCCTATCCCGTCTACCGCAAGCGGCCCGACTTCATCCAACGCTACGTCTTTCCCGGCGGCATGTTGCCGACGCCGACGCTGCTCAAGTCACTCGGCGCAGACCATGGCCTGGACTATCTGCGCGAGCGAGTCTTTCCGCAGGACTACGCCCGGACGCTGGCCGAGTGGCGAACGCGTTTCTGGTCGTCCTGGGAGCGTATCGTGCCGCTCGGCTTCGACGACCGCTTCAAAAAGCTCTGGGAGTTCTATCTCCATTATTGCGAAGCCGGCTTCCGCGCCGAATATATCGACGTCAGGCAGGTTGTATATAAGGCCTGA